The genomic DNA TGAAAATAAAGAATTACATAAACAGCTTGATACTTGGGGTTACTATTCTGAACAAATTAAACTGTACAAAAATATTATAGGAAAGTTAAATCAAAATGTAAATGCTGTATTACTAATTGGTTTAGGAGTTGCTTACGAGAATCTAGGAATATACTTTAAATCTATTGAATGCTACCAACAAAGTTTAGAAACTGCAAGAGAAATAAATGACTTAAATATTCAATCTTCCGCCCTTACTTGTCTTGGTTTAGCAAACCATACTATGGGTAAGTATGATCAAGCAATTAAAATTTTTGAAGAATCCTTATTTATTGCTAGTGCAATTGGAAACCGTCAACTTAAAGGAGCAGCTATTGGTAATATGGGCTTATCATACCGAGCTTTGGAAGACTATACAAAAGCAATTGAATGTCATACTATTCATTTAAATATAGCGAAAGAAATTGGCGATCTTCAAGCAGAAGGAAACGCATGGGGTGGTTTGGGTGTAGCATACGAGAAATTAGGTGAATATCAAAAGGCTATTGACTTTCAGAAAAAACGTTTAGAGGTTGCGAAAAAGATTGGAGATCGTCAAGGAGAAGGAAATGGCTTAGGTAATTTAGGTAATGTTTATCGCTTACTTGGAGACTTTGATAAAGCAATTGATTACCAACAAGAACATTTATTTATCGCAAAAGAAATTGATGATTTTGAAGGACAAGGAAATTCTTTATATAATTTAGCTAAAATTTATTATGAGTTAGCAAATTTTAGACTTGCAATTGACTATTGTAATCAGGCTTTATCAATTGCAATGAAGTTAGATATTCCTCTTGTTAAAGAATGTCAAAAGTTGCAAAAACAACTGAAAGTTGCTCAGGAGGTTAAAGATGACCAACCAGATTGAGAAACAATTTCCACAACAGCAATCGCCTGATAATAGTGGTATTATACCATCTAGTAAGTTTGTTTTAGAAAAGCTAGGTATAGATTCAGCAGAGATTAAGTTTATTAAACCTCGATGGAAAAGGAGTTGTTATAGAGCTATCGTTAATTGGTTAACTAAATATCAATTATTTGATAATATTTCTAATTTAGAGAAAGTCAGAGGTTTAATTGAAGCATTTTATCATCTTTGTGAAATAAATTCTTTACAACAAGCAAGTGAAATATTATTTACTGTTTTAAATACGCCTACAAAAGAACAATTACATAATCAGCTTTATACTTGGGGATACTATCAAGAACCTCTTAACTTATATCAAAAACTTTTTAATAAACTTGATTCAAGGATTGATGCAATTATTTTAAATAATAGGGGAAATTCCTATCTTATTTTATGTAATTTTAATAAAGCAATTGATAATTATCAACAGAGTTTAACTATTGCAAAAGAAATAAAAGATTTATCATTGCAAAGTCAATGTTTAGGAAATATAGGGAATTTCTATCAAGGCACTGGAAATTCAAGTAAAGCTATTGAATATTATGAAAATAGTCTAAACATTGCTCAAGAAATTAAAAATAGTAAATTAGTGACAGGATGTTTAAGAAATATCGGAGAAGCATATTTTGATTTGATTGATTATCAACAAGCTACTTCTTATTTAAAACAAGCATTAAATATTGCTCAGAAAAATCAAGATTACCAAGAAGAATGCCAAAGTTTAGCAAGTCTAGGAAGAGTTTACTTAGTTCAAGAAAATGCTGAACAAGCTATTGAATGTTATCAAAAAAGTTTATCAATTGCTCAAAGAATTGGTTCCCGTCATGATGAAGAATCTGCTTTAGGAAGTTTAGGTGGTGCTTATTTTCTATTAGGAAATAATCTTCAAGCTGTTGAGTATTTAGAACAAAGTTCTATTATTGCTAAAGAAATTGGAGATCGTCGTGGAGAAGAAAAACACTTAGAAACACTAGGAGCAGTTTATCATCGTCAAGGTAATTATGAACAAGCGATCGCTTATTATCAAAAGAGTCTCAAAATTGCACAAAAAATTCAAGACTTTTTTTGGGAAAGTCGCATCCTCAGAAGTATAGGAAACCTTTATTCTATGACAGAACAATATGATAGTGCTATTGAATATTATCAGCAAAGTAAGAAAATAGCCCAAGAAATCGGAGATTACCCCGGAGAAGAAGCAGCTTTAGCCCATTTAGGTACACTCTATAATGAGTTAGAGCAACCTCTTAATGCTATTGATTATTTTCAGCAAAGTTTAGCTATTTCAGAAAAACTCAATGACTTGCCAGCACAAGGTGAATATTTAGAAGATATAGGAGAAGCTTACTATACTTTAGAAGATTATGATACTGCTATTGATTATTTTCAGAGAAGCTTGATTATTCGGCAAGAAATAGAAGATTATTATGGACAAGCAGAAGTATTACTAAATTTAGGATTAGCCTATGAGGCTATTCAAGATTATAAAGCCAGGGGTTATTATGAACAAAGTTTAGCGATCGCCAGACAACTGCAAGATTCTTTAATTGAATTTAATGCTCTTTCAAATTTAGGAGATTTTTATTCTATTTTAGGAATTAAAAATAAAGCAATACAATGTTATTTTAAATGTTTAGAAATTATTCAACAACTTCAAAATCAAGAAGAAAAAAATTACCCTGAACCAACTAATAAATATATTGAAATATCATCAGAATTTGAAGCAAAAATAACTGAAATAAAAAAAGAAGAACAATCTAGTTTTAATTATCTTAAATCAATTCCTATAATACCTTCTAGTCAATCTATTTTAGAACAGATTGAAATTAATTCAAATGAAATAAAATCTATTCAACCTCGTAGTATAAGAAGTCAGTATCGAGCAGTTATTAATTGGCTCACAAAATATAAACCTAATGCAAATGCTTCTAATTTAGATCAAGTTAAAGGTTTATTAGAAGCTTTTTTTCATTTGTGTGAACTTGAAGATTGGAAAAGAAGTAAAATCATTCTTTATCTTCAACTTAATACCCCAACTTTAGAAGAATTACTTGTGCAGTTAGGCACTTGGGGTTATTATTCTCAACAAATTAATTGTTGTAGTAAACTGTTAGGAAAATTAGACCATATTTCTGATGGCACTTGTCTTAATGCTATAGGAAATGCTTATACTTTTTTGAGCCAACATTCAAAATCTTTGGAATACTATGAGCAAAATTTGAAGGTAACAAAAATCAGTCATGATTACCAACAGCAAGGAATAACTTGGAATAATATTGCTATTGTTTATTCAGAGTTAAATAACTATCCTCAAGCTATTGAATCTTGTCAAAAAGCTTTGTTTTTAGCAAAAGAAACAAATGATAAAAATAATGAAAGTAATGTTTTAGGAACTTTAGGTAGTATATATAATTCTTTAGGAGATCATCAAAAAGCTCTTGAATATCATAATCTAGCATTAGCTATCAAGCAAGAAATTAATGATATTAAAGGAGAAGGATTAGCTTTCAATGGATTAGGATCTACTTATCGGAGCTTAGGTGATTATCCTCAAGCAATTAAATATCATCAACAACATTTAGAAATAGCAATTATTACTGAAAATATAGAAGAAGAAGCTAATGCTTGGGGCAATTTAGGTAATGTTTATGATGATTTAGGTGATTATTATAAAGCAATTGAACATCATCAAAAACAATTAGAAATATCAAGAGATATAAACTCACTTTGGTTAGAAGAAAATGCACTAACTAATTTAGGAATTGCCCATTTTTCTCTGGGAAACTATAAACAAGTTATTGAGTATCAAAATCAGGCTTTAATAATAGCTGAAAAAATCGAAGATCGTGAAGGTAAAGGTAATATATTAGGTACTTTAGGTCTTGTCTATTATTCTATGGGAGAATATGAAAAAGCTCTTGAATATCATTCACATCACTTAAAAATTGCTCGTGAAATTGGTAGTAAGGGTAGTGAAGCCAGTTCATTAGGTAATATTGGTAATACCTATTACTTTATGGAGGAATATGAAAAGGCATTAGATTATGGACAACAATTTTTATTAATATCACAACAATTAGGAGATCCTAGAGAAGAAACAACGGCATTAAATAATTTAGGTAATGCTTATGATGCTTTAGGAAATATAGATCAAGCTATAGAAATGTATCAAAAAAGTTTAGAAATTGCTAGAAAGATTGGTTATCTAAAAGGACAAGGTGAGGCATTATGTAATTTAGGCACAACAATAATTCAAATTCAAAAATATAGGGAAGCTATAGAATATTTAGAAAGTGCTTTAGATATCGTCAATCAAACGGGAGATCGCTATGTTGAAGCAATAACCTTATATAATATAGCTGAAATTTATGAAAAATTAAATGATCTAAATAATGCTCAAAAATTTGCCCAAAAAGCATTGCAAACTGCTGGAGCATTGGAAATGCCGGATATTGAAGATTATCAAGAATTAATGGAAAGATTAACCAGCAATGATTAATAATCAAACTAATTTTGAAACTATAGAGCAACAGAGTTATCAAACTGAAATATTACCATCAGATAAATCAATTTTAGATCATTTATCAATTAATCCATCGGATATCAAATCTATTAAACCTAGATGGAAACGTACTCAATATCGAGCTATTGTCAATTGGTTAACTAAATATCAATTTTATGAAGATGCTTCAAACTTAGATAAAGTTAGAGGGTATGTAGAAGCATTTTATCATTTATGCGAAGTTGAAAACTGGGATAGTGCTTCAAAGGTACTATTATCACCTTTAGAATTTCTTGATGGAAATCACTTAAGTTTACAACTTGATATCTGGAGTTACTATCAGGAAGAAATATCACTCTGTCAAAAGTTATTATATAAACTTAATTCAACAGTGGATATAGATTGTTTTGTAGTGATGGGAGATGGATATATAGATTTAGGACAATATCAAAAAGCATTTGAAGCATATCAAAACGGATTAAAACTATCTCGCCAGATTAATAATTGTAATGGAGAAATTACTAATTTACTTTGTTTAGGTTTAATTTGTCACTATCAAGGTCAATATAATGAAGCTGTTAAATACTATCAGCAAGCTTTAAAGACAAATATAAAACTTGAGGATTTAACAAGTGAATATTTATTCCTCAAAGCAAAAACACTGGGAAATTTGGGAATTACTTATCATAACTTGGATAAGTATAATGAATCAGTTCAATGTAATGAAAGTAGTTTAGCCTTATTTCGTCAACTGGGTGATCAAAGAGGGGAAGCATCAGCATTGTTAGGTTTAGGGCAAGATTATTATACTTTAGGTGATTATGAAAAAGGATTTGACTGCACTCAACAAGCATTGGATATTGCTCAAGAAATAGGCGATCGCTCTAATGAAGCCGAAGCTTTAAATATTTTAGGAATGCTATATCGTGAAATGGGAGATTATGAACAAGCAATAGATTTACATCAACAACAAATTATAATTGTTCGTGAAGTTGGTGATTTGCGTGGGGAAGGCTATGCTATGGGTAATTTAAGTGTAGTTTACGAAAAATTAGAAGATTATGTTCAATCTGGCAATTATGCTCAAAAACATTTAGCTATCTCTCAAAGACTTGGTGATAGAAGGGGAGAAGGTGCTGCATTACATTCTTTAGGTATTGCTTTATTGGAACTTTCAGAATTTACAGATGCTTTAAAAATATTACAGACTGCATTAGCAATTTTTAAGGAAGTTGATAGTAAAAGTGAAGAAGCTCAAATTCTTCAAGATTTAGCTATAGTTTATTGGGAACTAAGTGACATAGACTCTGCTCTTGAATGCTGCTATAAAGCTTTAGATTTAATTACAGCATTAGAACTTCCTTCAATAAAAAATTGTCAAGAATTAATAGAACAAATCAAGAATAATGAGCAACAAAGAGACTAACTTCAACAAAGTAAATTTATTAGCAGATAGTAAGTCAATCTTAGACCACTTATCAATTGTTCCATCTACCATAAAATATATTAAACCTCGATGGAAACGTACTCAATACCGAGCTATTGTTAATTGGATAACTAAATATAAAGCATTACCAGAATCCTCTAATTTAGAACAGGTAAAAGGCTTATTGGAAACGTTTTATCATTTGTGTGAAGTAGAAGATTGGCAAACAGCCATCAAAGTTTTCCAATTTAGTCTTAAAACACCCACAGAAGAAGAACTTCATAATCAATTAGGTACATGGGGCTATTACTTTACCCAGATTGAACTTTATAAAAAACTCTTAGATATAGTTACCCCAAGTTCAAAAACAATTTTTCTGACTGGTTTAGGGAATGCCTATGTAGATATAGGAGCTTATGATCAAGCTTTGGAGTATCACCATCAAAGTCTAAAAATTGCACAGGCAAATTCTGATCGTTTAGAAGAAGGTTGCGCTCTTGGAAATTTGGGTTTAACTTATCATCAGCTAGGAAATTACACTCAAGCTATTAACTACCAACAGCAACGCCTAGAGATCGCCCAACAAATTCAAGATCGTCAAGGAGAGGGAAATGCTTTAACTAACTTGGGACTGATTTATCATACTCAGGGAAACTATGAAAAAGCGATCAATTATCATCAACAAAGTTTAGTTATAGCACGGGAAATAGGTAACTTGTTGGGAGAAGGAAATGCACTCTCAAACTTGGGAATTGCTTACTTTACTAAAGGAGACTACCACCAAGCTGTCAAGTATAATCAGCAACGTATAGAAGTTGCTCAAGAAATTGGAGATCGCCCTGGACAGATGAAAGCAATGGGTAATCTTGGTAATGCTTATCACCAATTGGGAGAAGAAGACAAAGCTATTGATTATCTCGAACAATGTTTACAACTAGCACAGAAAATAAAGCATCTAGAAGTAGAAGGATATGCTTTAGGAAGTTTAGGAACTATTTATCTGTCTCTTAAAGAGAATAAGCGAGCAATTGAGTATTATCAAAAGCATTTAATAATTGCCCAAAACATTCAAAACCATTGGGGACAAGAACAAGCTCTTAAAAACCTTTGTGATGCCTATGCTGACCTGCACGATTACCCTCATGTTATCGAATATGGGGAAAAACATCTCCAATTTACTCAAAAAAGTCAAGATACTCATAGAGAAGCACAGACACTGGGACGTTTGAGCCGTGCTTATCGTGAACTCAAGAATTACAATAGGGCGATCGCCTGTAGTGAACAACGTTTAGCAATTGTGCAACAACTCCAAGATACTCAGATGGAAATACATACCTTGGAAGCTATTGGACGAATTTACTCTTGTATGGGAGAGTATGCTCAAGCTTTAAATTACCAAAGACAAAGCCTTGCTGTTGCATTAGCTATCAAAGATTTTGTCAGTGAAGGAAATGCTCATTGGGAAATAGGTGTTACCTATGATGCTCTAGGAAATTATCATCAAGCCATTAAACACTATCAAAAGCATTTAGAAATTGTACGAGATATAGGAGACTGTATTGGAGAAAGTGCTAGTCTCAACAATCTTGGGATTGCTTATTATTCCTTACAGGATTACAAAGAAGCAATCAGATACTATCAACTTTATCTAGTTATGGTTCGAGAACTAGGTAATACACAAGCTGAATTGAGAACTTTATCGAATTTAGGTCATTGTTTTTATTATTTAGAGAATTACCATCAAGGGATGGAGTTCTATCAACAAGCGTTAGCGATCGCTAAGACAACGGGATATCTTCTTGAAGAAGGCAAAGCTCTATATAACTTAGCAGTAAGTTTAGCAGCACTTCAAGATTACTCGGAAGCTTTGCAAAATTTACAACTAGCATTAGAGACTTTTAGAGATATTGGAGATCGTCCCCTTGAAGCTATCATTCTCTACAGTATTGCAGAGATTTATCAACAAGTTGGCAATTTAGATAAGTCAAAAAAAAATTGTGAACAGGCATTGATAATCGCTACTGAATTAAATATTCCCCTGATAGAAGAATTATACGAACTTAAAACTCAACTAGAAACACCTTAATTTCACATTGAACTTAATAAAGTACGTACATAAGCTGCTGCTGTAACGGCTGCATATTGTTGCCAAGTATCAGATTTATGTTCATCACAATAATCACAAATACCACGAACTACAAGATAACCTATACCATGATTCCAAGTAGCATCAGCAACACCTGATCCTTCCATTTCAATAGCTTTAACTCCAAATTGATCCCTTAATAAATCACGTTTTTGAGGATTTTTAAGGAGTTTATTTGCTGAACCAATTGCACCTAATAAAATTCTAGGTTGATCTTTTCGTCTTTCTGAATCTTCTGGATGGGAAATTATCTCATCGGTTTCCTCAGAAGAATAAAGTATATCTGTTTCTGGAGAAGGAAGTTGCCAATTTAGCTTTTGCAGCGCTTTGATGATAATATCTTCCCAGGGGCTTTGTCCTAACATTTCATTACTACGCAAATATCTGGCAGCTTCGATTAACTCTGCACTTGCAGCAATTGGCATAGCACGAATTTCTGTAAATTTTTGAGACTCTTTATCAAAATCGTACTGTACAATTCCTTTTTTATTAGAAACAACAATATCACCTAAACGTACATGATCTTCCACTTTGGTAGGATGTGGTACACCGCCAGCAATACCACACATAATAATTGATTTGACAGTAGGATAATGATTCAACATATTAGTTGCTCGAACAGCAGCAATATTGTTACCCATATCAGCTAAAGTTACGGCTACTGTTTGAGGAGTGCCTTCACTATCAGCAATATCTGTTAACCAATATCTTCGCCCTGCCCCTGCTCCTTTTTCCTTAACATCTCGCCCTTGTCCAAATACAGTTTTAACTGCTACATATTCTTTTGGTAATGCTGTAATTATGCCAATAACGGGTTCTGAATTACCTATCTTAGAAATAATTAAGTTAGTTTTACTTTGCAAATTTTCTGTTGATAATGTTCCTATTTTCTGTTTACCAAAAGTTATAACTATATTGAATATTTGTAAATCTTTGTCATCTAAATTATACTTTTCTGGTTCTTTTGTAATATATTCTAAAAAGCTAATTAGAGGATGATAATTAGGTTTTTGACTAGAGACTTTATATTCTTTAAACCTTGCGACTAAGCTAGTAATAAATTCACTAATACCTAAATTAAAATCAAGAGCATCAATAAAATAATTATTAACTCCTGCGTTACTAAGAAGACTTTTTTTTGCTCCTATAGAATCAATATTTCTAAATATTTGATTTAAAGATGATTCGAGTTGAATAATATCATCTTGTTCTAAATTAGAGAAGATTTGAGTTTGTGAATTGACCATTGTATTATTGTTAATTTGGTTAATATAGTTTAGTGCTGGAATAACATCTGCACCAATTAAAATCAAAATTTGTTCAACAGGGCGTGTTTTTTCAGCAAATTTTAGAGAAAAATTATCTGTATCTTGAGAAAGTACCTTGACAACTTTAGTTAAATCACTTTCATTTAATTTGAGTAATGGTAGAATAATATTACCCTCTCTTAATAAAGTGCCAATATTTTCTTCAAGATTTATGGTTTCAGGATTTTTAAATGCTTCTTGAATTATAGTTATTACATCTTTGGTAAAAATACTTTGTTTTGCAGTATCTTGTTCTGATAAGTTAAAAGCTTTTTCAAGTTTAGCTTGAGGGATTGTTTCTCTTAACGCATAGGATAAAGCATATTGTGGAGAATATCTTTTAACTGTTTCCGTAAACTGTTGCCACTTTTCTAAATTTTCCTGTTCTTCTTTTGGAGTAGAATCAACTTCTTGTTTGAGACTATTAATATCTTTTGATTTTCTATTGTGTTCAGCTAAATCTTGAGAATTAAAACCACAAGCTTCTACTAAAGGTTGAGATATGGGTACATTAATAACTTCAGGATCAGCTTTATGGGTATAAACAAATTGATTTACAATAGCTTGATATTTATCCATTTCAATTCTAAGTTTTTGAACTTCTTCAAAAGTGATTTGTTTTTTTAATAAACCTAATGAAAGGACTTCTTTTTGTATTTCATTGACTTTAGCTTCTAATTGATTTCGATATTTCTGAAGAATATTAATAAATTCAGAACGCATCTGATGAAATTCATCATTATTTAATGTATATCTTTTAATTGATTCTCTAAGAGCGTGTAAACATTGAATATGACTTTGTTCAGTAATTATCTGATTGCCTTTCTTTATACTTTCAGGATTTTTTAAAAGAACAAT from Okeanomitos corallinicola TIOX110 includes the following:
- a CDS encoding tetratricopeptide repeat protein translates to MNNQIEIDNKEKTALDKMDLLPYSDSILAELSINSAKVKAMKSGKTRASYRAVINWLTKYQPYEDTSNLEKIKGLLEAFYTFCNVEEWTKAVRIIAYRLHTAENKELHKQLDTWGYYSEQIKLYKNIIGKLNQNVNAVLLIGLGVAYENLGIYFKSIECYQQSLETAREINDLNIQSSALTCLGLANHTMGKYDQAIKIFEESLFIASAIGNRQLKGAAIGNMGLSYRALEDYTKAIECHTIHLNIAKEIGDLQAEGNAWGGLGVAYEKLGEYQKAIDFQKKRLEVAKKIGDRQGEGNGLGNLGNVYRLLGDFDKAIDYQQEHLFIAKEIDDFEGQGNSLYNLAKIYYELANFRLAIDYCNQALSIAMKLDIPLVKECQKLQKQLKVAQEVKDDQPD
- a CDS encoding tetratricopeptide repeat protein; its protein translation is MTNQIEKQFPQQQSPDNSGIIPSSKFVLEKLGIDSAEIKFIKPRWKRSCYRAIVNWLTKYQLFDNISNLEKVRGLIEAFYHLCEINSLQQASEILFTVLNTPTKEQLHNQLYTWGYYQEPLNLYQKLFNKLDSRIDAIILNNRGNSYLILCNFNKAIDNYQQSLTIAKEIKDLSLQSQCLGNIGNFYQGTGNSSKAIEYYENSLNIAQEIKNSKLVTGCLRNIGEAYFDLIDYQQATSYLKQALNIAQKNQDYQEECQSLASLGRVYLVQENAEQAIECYQKSLSIAQRIGSRHDEESALGSLGGAYFLLGNNLQAVEYLEQSSIIAKEIGDRRGEEKHLETLGAVYHRQGNYEQAIAYYQKSLKIAQKIQDFFWESRILRSIGNLYSMTEQYDSAIEYYQQSKKIAQEIGDYPGEEAALAHLGTLYNELEQPLNAIDYFQQSLAISEKLNDLPAQGEYLEDIGEAYYTLEDYDTAIDYFQRSLIIRQEIEDYYGQAEVLLNLGLAYEAIQDYKARGYYEQSLAIARQLQDSLIEFNALSNLGDFYSILGIKNKAIQCYFKCLEIIQQLQNQEEKNYPEPTNKYIEISSEFEAKITEIKKEEQSSFNYLKSIPIIPSSQSILEQIEINSNEIKSIQPRSIRSQYRAVINWLTKYKPNANASNLDQVKGLLEAFFHLCELEDWKRSKIILYLQLNTPTLEELLVQLGTWGYYSQQINCCSKLLGKLDHISDGTCLNAIGNAYTFLSQHSKSLEYYEQNLKVTKISHDYQQQGITWNNIAIVYSELNNYPQAIESCQKALFLAKETNDKNNESNVLGTLGSIYNSLGDHQKALEYHNLALAIKQEINDIKGEGLAFNGLGSTYRSLGDYPQAIKYHQQHLEIAIITENIEEEANAWGNLGNVYDDLGDYYKAIEHHQKQLEISRDINSLWLEENALTNLGIAHFSLGNYKQVIEYQNQALIIAEKIEDREGKGNILGTLGLVYYSMGEYEKALEYHSHHLKIAREIGSKGSEASSLGNIGNTYYFMEEYEKALDYGQQFLLISQQLGDPREETTALNNLGNAYDALGNIDQAIEMYQKSLEIARKIGYLKGQGEALCNLGTTIIQIQKYREAIEYLESALDIVNQTGDRYVEAITLYNIAEIYEKLNDLNNAQKFAQKALQTAGALEMPDIEDYQELMERLTSND
- a CDS encoding tetratricopeptide repeat protein, translating into MINNQTNFETIEQQSYQTEILPSDKSILDHLSINPSDIKSIKPRWKRTQYRAIVNWLTKYQFYEDASNLDKVRGYVEAFYHLCEVENWDSASKVLLSPLEFLDGNHLSLQLDIWSYYQEEISLCQKLLYKLNSTVDIDCFVVMGDGYIDLGQYQKAFEAYQNGLKLSRQINNCNGEITNLLCLGLICHYQGQYNEAVKYYQQALKTNIKLEDLTSEYLFLKAKTLGNLGITYHNLDKYNESVQCNESSLALFRQLGDQRGEASALLGLGQDYYTLGDYEKGFDCTQQALDIAQEIGDRSNEAEALNILGMLYREMGDYEQAIDLHQQQIIIVREVGDLRGEGYAMGNLSVVYEKLEDYVQSGNYAQKHLAISQRLGDRRGEGAALHSLGIALLELSEFTDALKILQTALAIFKEVDSKSEEAQILQDLAIVYWELSDIDSALECCYKALDLITALELPSIKNCQELIEQIKNNEQQRD
- a CDS encoding tetratricopeptide repeat protein; its protein translation is MSNKETNFNKVNLLADSKSILDHLSIVPSTIKYIKPRWKRTQYRAIVNWITKYKALPESSNLEQVKGLLETFYHLCEVEDWQTAIKVFQFSLKTPTEEELHNQLGTWGYYFTQIELYKKLLDIVTPSSKTIFLTGLGNAYVDIGAYDQALEYHHQSLKIAQANSDRLEEGCALGNLGLTYHQLGNYTQAINYQQQRLEIAQQIQDRQGEGNALTNLGLIYHTQGNYEKAINYHQQSLVIAREIGNLLGEGNALSNLGIAYFTKGDYHQAVKYNQQRIEVAQEIGDRPGQMKAMGNLGNAYHQLGEEDKAIDYLEQCLQLAQKIKHLEVEGYALGSLGTIYLSLKENKRAIEYYQKHLIIAQNIQNHWGQEQALKNLCDAYADLHDYPHVIEYGEKHLQFTQKSQDTHREAQTLGRLSRAYRELKNYNRAIACSEQRLAIVQQLQDTQMEIHTLEAIGRIYSCMGEYAQALNYQRQSLAVALAIKDFVSEGNAHWEIGVTYDALGNYHQAIKHYQKHLEIVRDIGDCIGESASLNNLGIAYYSLQDYKEAIRYYQLYLVMVRELGNTQAELRTLSNLGHCFYYLENYHQGMEFYQQALAIAKTTGYLLEEGKALYNLAVSLAALQDYSEALQNLQLALETFRDIGDRPLEAIILYSIAEIYQQVGNLDKSKKNCEQALIIATELNIPLIEELYELKTQLETP